From Candidatus Atelocyanobacterium thalassa isolate ALOHA, a single genomic window includes:
- the leuS gene encoding leucine--tRNA ligase, protein MKNVHNRETIVESQYKTAEIENKWQQEWLRQGLDKTPENSEKQKFYALSMFPYPSGNLHMGHVRNYVITDVIARFKRLQGYSVLHPMGWDAFGLPAENAAIDRGISPEEWTKKNIAKMRQQLQSLGLSIDWEREITTCSPSYYKWTQWLFLQFYKVGLAYQKEATVNWDPVDQTVLANEQVDTEGYSWRSGAKVEKKLLCQWFLKITDYAEYLLNDLNTLKGWPDSVKLMQKNWIGKSLGAHIQFPVKDTKKSISIFTTRPDTIYGVTYLVLAPDHPLVMTIAKPEHKEKIRKFTQEVANESEIERTADDKPLKGIFIGAEVINPFSGDEIPVFIASYVLLDYGTGAVMGVPAHDNRDFKFATEQQLPVKVVVIPKNSNSRETTQLSLKEAYIESGTIINSEQFNGMYSEDAKAAVIEYAKKHSIGEAKVQYRIRDWLISRQRYWGCPIPIIHCSDCGTVAIPDSQLPLELPKNVEFTGRGSSPLEGLKEWVNVPCPNCGKLAKRETDTMDTFIDSSWYYLRYTDSKNSQEIFNPDKAKYWAPVDQYVGGVEHAILHLLYSRFLTKFLKNQKLIDINEPFKNLLTQGMVQGITYKNLKTGKYIPCDQVNSAKPTDPVTGDDLEAFYEKMSKSKYNGVDPQEVLEKYGADTARMFILFKAPPEKDLEWSSSDVEGQFRFLNRVWRLVHLYIQNKNNKTQSKTLTKNEKDLKRSIHTIIKEVSQDLEENYQFNTAIAELMKLSNVLNDFKDINSSVYQEGIVALLTLLSPFAPHISEELWHSLGYKESIHLQKWPSVDNQALVLDEVTIVIQAMGKTKGTIQAPANSSNEELEKLARNSEIGKRLLNKKEIKKTIVVPQKLVNFVLINNN, encoded by the coding sequence ATGAAAAATGTTCATAATAGAGAAACGATAGTGGAATCCCAGTATAAAACAGCAGAAATTGAAAATAAGTGGCAACAAGAGTGGCTGAGGCAAGGATTAGATAAAACCCCAGAAAACAGTGAAAAACAAAAATTCTACGCCTTATCAATGTTTCCTTATCCTTCTGGTAACTTACACATGGGACATGTGCGTAATTATGTAATTACTGACGTGATCGCTCGTTTCAAACGATTGCAAGGATATTCTGTTTTACATCCTATGGGATGGGATGCTTTTGGGCTTCCAGCTGAAAACGCAGCTATTGATCGTGGTATTTCTCCTGAAGAGTGGACAAAAAAAAATATTGCAAAGATGAGACAACAACTCCAATCATTAGGTTTATCTATTGATTGGGAAAGAGAAATAACAACTTGTTCTCCTAGTTACTATAAGTGGACACAATGGCTGTTTTTACAATTCTATAAAGTTGGTCTAGCTTATCAAAAAGAAGCAACTGTGAATTGGGATCCGGTTGATCAAACTGTCCTAGCAAATGAGCAGGTAGATACTGAAGGTTATTCTTGGCGTTCAGGCGCTAAAGTAGAAAAAAAACTCTTATGCCAATGGTTCTTAAAAATTACTGATTATGCTGAATATTTATTAAATGATCTTAATACTTTAAAAGGATGGCCTGATAGTGTAAAGTTAATGCAAAAAAACTGGATAGGTAAATCTTTAGGGGCACATATACAGTTTCCTGTAAAAGATACTAAAAAAAGCATATCTATTTTTACTACTCGTCCAGACACTATCTATGGTGTAACTTACTTAGTCTTAGCGCCAGATCATCCTTTGGTAATGACAATAGCTAAGCCTGAACATAAAGAAAAGATAAGAAAATTCACTCAAGAAGTAGCTAATGAGAGTGAGATTGAACGTACAGCAGATGATAAACCACTAAAAGGAATTTTTATAGGAGCGGAAGTAATCAATCCTTTTAGTGGGGATGAAATACCCGTATTTATAGCAAGTTATGTTCTACTTGACTATGGAACAGGCGCGGTAATGGGAGTTCCTGCCCATGATAATCGTGATTTTAAATTTGCTACAGAACAACAACTTCCTGTAAAAGTTGTTGTCATTCCCAAAAATTCAAATTCAAGAGAAACTACTCAATTATCTTTGAAAGAAGCCTATATAGAATCAGGCACTATCATTAATTCAGAACAATTTAATGGAATGTATTCAGAGGATGCAAAAGCTGCTGTCATTGAGTATGCAAAAAAACATTCTATTGGAGAGGCTAAAGTACAGTACAGAATAAGAGATTGGTTAATTTCTCGCCAACGTTACTGGGGTTGCCCCATTCCTATCATTCATTGCTCTGATTGTGGTACTGTGGCTATTCCTGATTCTCAATTGCCATTAGAATTGCCGAAAAATGTTGAATTTACTGGACGTGGAAGTTCTCCTTTAGAAGGCTTAAAAGAATGGGTTAATGTTCCTTGCCCTAATTGTGGCAAACTGGCAAAACGTGAAACAGATACAATGGATACTTTTATTGATTCATCCTGGTATTACTTAAGATATACTGACTCCAAAAATTCTCAAGAAATATTTAATCCTGACAAAGCTAAATATTGGGCACCAGTCGATCAATATGTAGGAGGAGTTGAGCACGCAATATTACATCTTCTGTACTCTCGTTTCTTAACAAAGTTTTTAAAGAATCAAAAATTGATAGATATAAATGAACCCTTTAAAAATTTATTAACACAGGGAATGGTTCAAGGAATAACATACAAAAATTTAAAAACAGGAAAATATATTCCCTGTGATCAAGTGAATTCTGCAAAACCAACAGATCCCGTTACAGGAGATGATTTAGAAGCCTTTTATGAGAAAATGTCTAAGTCTAAATATAATGGAGTAGATCCACAAGAGGTCTTGGAAAAATATGGAGCAGATACTGCGAGAATGTTTATATTATTTAAAGCACCTCCGGAAAAAGATCTAGAGTGGAGTAGCTCAGATGTTGAGGGACAGTTTCGTTTCTTAAATCGAGTATGGCGTCTAGTTCATTTATATATACAAAATAAAAACAACAAGACACAAAGTAAAACATTAACTAAAAATGAAAAAGATCTAAAGCGTTCTATTCATACCATTATCAAAGAAGTATCTCAAGACTTGGAAGAAAATTATCAATTCAATACAGCAATTGCAGAATTAATGAAATTAAGTAATGTACTTAATGATTTTAAAGATATCAATTCTTCAGTATACCAAGAGGGTATAGTAGCTCTTTTGACTTTGTTATCACCCTTTGCCCCTCATATTTCTGAAGAATTATGGCATAGCCTAGGATATAAAGAATCAATACATCTACAGAAATGGCCATCAGTTGATAATCAAGCCTTAGTTTTAGATGAAGTTACTATAGTAATTCAAGCTATGGGAAAAACAAAAGGAACTATTCAAGCTCCAGCAAATAGTAGTAATGAAGAATTGGAGAAGTTAGCTCGTAATTCGGAAATTGGCAAACGTTTGCTAAACAAAAAAGAAATTAAAAAAACTATTGTAGTTCCTCAAAAACTAGTTAACTTTGTATTAATTAATAATAATTAA